CACCCCTCAATATAGAAGCAGGTACCGTACTGATTAATCCAGCCGGGCCATTTACCCAGGGTGGTTTTTCTGCCGATACTGGTCTCACGGGGCGAAAAATTATGGTTGATACGTACGGTGGCTTGGTGCCGCATGGTGGCGGGTGTTTTTCGGGGAAGGATGCGACGAAGGTTGATCGCTCGGGCGCTTACATGGCGCGATTTGCCGCCAAAAATATAGTTGCGAGCGGTTTGACTGAGGAGTGTTTAGTTTCCGTTGCGTATGCAATAGGTAAGGCTGAACCGGTCATGTTGTGTGCAACAACGGGGGACGGAAAAGATATATCCACAGCGCTGCGTAGTTTTGATTTTCGACCAGCGGCGATTATTGAACGGTTGGATTTACGTCGGCCAATTTTTGAAAAAACTGCCGTCTATGGTCATTTCGGCAGAGTTGCCACATGGGAAGAAATACAGCCACTGCCGTAGTTCCGACGCAAAAAACTATTCTCGCCTTGCAACGTAAAATTTTACGTTGGTATGCTATTCATGGTCGACACGATTTGCCCTGGCGAGTTCGAAGAACACCCTACCGTGTACTTGTGGCTGAAATTATGCTGCAGCAGACCCAAGTAAGTCGTGTGCTGCCAAAATATGAAAAGTTTCTAGGACAATTTCCAAGCTTTAAGGCCTTGGCGGCTGCAAACCCTGCTACGGTTCTTCGTTTGTGGTCGGGCTTAGGATACAATCGCCGCGCATTACAACTGTTGGCGTGTGCTAAACGGGTTTGCCAAGAGCACAGAGGTAGATTGCCAGAGGACCATAAAACGCTCCGCAGCCTTCCTGGAATTGGTGAGTATACTGCTCGGGCGGTAAATGTTTTTTCTCGTAACAGTGCAGCGCCGTGCATCGATACGAATGTTCGTCGGGTGATTCTGTCTGAGTTAAGTTTGTCAAAGACCATGCCAGTAGGGGAACTAACCGTAGTCGCTCGACGTTTAGTACCAAAAGAAAAATCATGGTTATGGCATAGTGCACTCATGGATTATGGTGCCGCTGTTTCTACC
Above is a genomic segment from Patescibacteria group bacterium containing:
- a CDS encoding Fe-S cluster assembly protein HesB, producing the protein MGRNTATAVVPTQKTILALQRKILRWYAIHGRHDLPWRVRRTPYRVLVAEIMLQQTQVSRVLPKYEKFLGQFPSFKALAAANPATVLRLWSGLGYNRRALQLLACAKRVCQEHRGRLPEDHKTLRSLPGIGEYTARAVNVFSRNSAAPCIDTNVRRVILSELSLSKTMPVGELTVVARRLVPKEKSWLWHSALMDYGAAVSTARATGISPKVKQTPFKGSVREVRGKVLRYLLEQRAEQSMKVLRVVTGAETQVLQKVLLTLTREGFIQKRRAGYQIVAAP